One genomic segment of Pseudomonadota bacterium includes these proteins:
- a CDS encoding FemAB family XrtA/PEP-CTERM system-associated protein, which yields MRISTASSAPPEWDEFVARQPQATAYHRAAAVDIGRRSFGLETFYLSAMDNTGNLVGVLPLVEQSSLLFGRFLSSVPFFTYGGILANDVQIAAALADAAGALGRERRAKHVELRHSAPLERLPLADRTDKVSMVLPLPADEAALSRQLGSKLRSQIKRAEREEPTVHWGGAELLAEFYQVFSRAMHDLGTPVYPPHFFSRTLEALQGVVDVLVIRVKGKAEAAAILVRHGERIEVPWAACSPAGKRGALNMRMYWEMLKLSVARGARAFDFGRSTVDSGTYKFKAQWGAQPLQLHWYYWLPEGAEIPRLNQSNPKYEFAAKVWQRMPLWTANLVGPWLVRNLP from the coding sequence GTGCGGATTTCGACCGCGTCCTCCGCGCCTCCGGAGTGGGATGAATTCGTGGCTCGTCAGCCCCAGGCAACCGCCTATCATCGCGCGGCGGCGGTGGACATCGGCCGCCGTTCCTTCGGCCTCGAAACCTTCTATCTATCGGCGATGGACAACACGGGCAACCTCGTGGGCGTGTTGCCGCTGGTCGAGCAGTCGAGCCTGCTGTTCGGGCGGTTCCTGAGTTCCGTGCCGTTCTTCACCTACGGTGGAATCCTCGCCAACGATGTGCAGATCGCCGCGGCGCTGGCCGATGCCGCCGGTGCGCTCGGCCGCGAGCGGCGCGCCAAACACGTGGAGTTGCGCCACAGCGCGCCACTCGAACGGCTGCCGCTGGCCGATCGTACCGACAAGGTTTCCATGGTGCTGCCGCTGCCGGCCGACGAGGCGGCGTTGTCCAGACAACTCGGCTCGAAGCTGCGTTCGCAGATCAAACGCGCGGAGCGCGAGGAACCGACCGTCCACTGGGGCGGCGCCGAGCTCCTGGCGGAGTTCTACCAGGTGTTCTCGCGCGCGATGCACGACCTCGGCACGCCAGTGTATCCGCCGCATTTCTTCTCACGCACGCTCGAAGCCCTGCAGGGCGTGGTCGACGTGCTGGTCATCCGCGTGAAGGGTAAGGCCGAAGCCGCGGCCATTCTCGTGCGACATGGCGAACGGATCGAGGTGCCGTGGGCAGCCTGTTCGCCGGCCGGAAAACGCGGCGCGCTCAACATGCGCATGTACTGGGAGATGCTCAAGCTGTCGGTGGCGCGTGGCGCCAGGGCATTCGACTTCGGCCGCTCGACGGTAGATAGCGGCACCTACAAGTTCAAGGCGCAGTGGGGCGCGCAGCCGTTGCAGCTGCACTGGTATTACTGGCTGCCGGAAGGCGCGGAGATCCCCCGGCTCAATCAGTCCAATCCTAAATACGAATTCGCGGCGAAAGTCTGGCAACGCATGCCGCTGTGGACGGCGAACCTGGTCGGGCCGTGGCTGGTGCGCAATCTGCCCTGA
- a CDS encoding oligosaccharide flippase family protein codes for MREIYQKFRAGLRAHTLAKVLVQAVSWIGTVYVLRTLDAHAVGLFAIASVAFGYASLMYEGGMLETLVQQHPATRDERRSVFSLLLAMGVGSAAVLAVLAQPIATLVDTPEVAAIIAVLAVNLVTIALGILPHARLIHDMRFAPLAVISSVQALVSAVTMIALASMGEGVWSLVWSQMAGALVRTVMLNAAVPSLHAPTVALASALRYLRTSSILIADGLLFRWYTSVDVFLLGRWSGAAQLGNFSFGQQVANTPLEKISTVVNDVSLPAYASLAAERGAAGSLMLETMRTHGAIGLPVFWGIASVALTAVPVIFGAQWLPAVFPLVAMALVAPLRLIGSVETPAMTGIGRAFVLLQTKLIIVPVMTVALVAGAWWGGVRGVSLAWMVAFPPVYAFAFRLVLRAIGLRYAQVLAALRGPAIAAAIMGVTVSGLQYWAHTQAQLPPVVQLLALIACGASLYPAALWIADRQAFSLLRQRAQLLVSGH; via the coding sequence TTGCGCGAGATCTATCAGAAATTCCGGGCGGGCCTGCGAGCGCACACCCTCGCGAAGGTACTGGTACAGGCCGTCTCGTGGATCGGGACTGTCTACGTCCTGCGCACCCTCGATGCACATGCGGTCGGGCTGTTCGCCATCGCCTCGGTGGCGTTCGGTTATGCGTCGCTGATGTATGAGGGCGGCATGCTCGAGACATTGGTGCAGCAGCATCCCGCCACGCGCGACGAGCGGCGCTCGGTGTTCAGTCTGCTGCTCGCGATGGGAGTCGGATCCGCGGCGGTGCTCGCCGTATTGGCGCAGCCGATCGCGACTCTGGTAGACACGCCGGAAGTCGCGGCGATCATTGCTGTCCTCGCGGTGAACCTCGTCACCATCGCGCTCGGCATCCTGCCGCACGCGCGGCTCATCCACGACATGCGCTTCGCGCCGCTCGCGGTGATCTCCTCGGTGCAGGCGCTGGTATCGGCGGTCACGATGATCGCGTTGGCGAGCATGGGTGAGGGCGTGTGGTCGCTGGTGTGGAGCCAGATGGCCGGTGCGCTGGTGCGCACGGTGATGCTCAACGCCGCGGTGCCTAGTTTGCACGCGCCGACTGTGGCGCTCGCCTCGGCGCTGCGATACCTGCGCACCAGCAGCATCCTCATCGCGGACGGATTGCTGTTCCGCTGGTACACATCGGTCGACGTGTTCCTGCTCGGCCGCTGGAGTGGTGCTGCGCAGCTCGGCAATTTCAGTTTCGGTCAGCAGGTTGCAAATACGCCGCTCGAGAAGATTTCCACGGTGGTGAACGACGTGTCGCTGCCGGCTTACGCCAGCCTCGCCGCGGAACGTGGCGCGGCCGGCAGCCTGATGCTGGAAACGATGCGCACCCACGGCGCGATTGGTCTGCCGGTTTTCTGGGGCATCGCCAGCGTCGCGTTGACGGCGGTGCCGGTGATCTTCGGCGCACAATGGCTGCCCGCGGTGTTCCCGCTCGTGGCGATGGCGTTGGTCGCGCCGCTGCGCCTCATTGGCAGCGTCGAGACGCCGGCAATGACCGGCATCGGGCGCGCCTTCGTACTGTTGCAGACCAAGCTCATCATCGTGCCGGTGATGACCGTCGCGTTGGTGGCCGGTGCGTGGTGGGGCGGCGTGCGCGGTGTTTCGCTGGCGTGGATGGTGGCGTTTCCGCCGGTGTACGCCTTCGCGTTCCGGCTGGTGTTGCGCGCGATCGGCCTGCGCTACGCACAGGTGCTCGCCGCGTTGCGCGGGCCGGCGATCGCCGCCGCGATCATGGGCGTGACCGTCTCGGGATTGCAGTACTGGGCACATACACAGGCGCAGCTCCCGCCAGTCGTCCAGCTGCTCGCGCTGATCGCCTGCGGCGCGTCGCTGTATCCCGCGGCGCTGTGGATCGCCGACCGGCAGGCCTTCTCGCTGCTGCGGCAACGCGCGCAGTTGCTCGTGTCGGGCCATTGA
- a CDS encoding AAA family ATPase yields MSLVETALKKLQQSARDAKSADAAQAVRAPVTQERVVPPAAAKPVAPAAPPLRRLAQHAPVHVDRAQLRSAGFIAPEDQERQIADQFRQIKRPLILNASGRGAKKIPNGHLIMTASALPNEGKTFTSINLALSLALEKDITVLLVDADVSKRHISRIFGVDKEAGLLDALKDDTLDLESLIIPTDIAGLSLLPAGNRTSIATELLSSAHMDNTVARLGAHSPNRIVLLDSPPLLLTSESRALAAIVGQVVIVVNARTTPQQAVLDAVSHIPADKSVGFILNQCNVRTSEGYYYGDGTYGETHG; encoded by the coding sequence ATGAGCCTCGTAGAAACGGCCCTCAAGAAATTGCAGCAGTCCGCGCGCGACGCAAAGTCGGCGGATGCCGCGCAAGCCGTGCGGGCGCCGGTCACTCAAGAGCGCGTCGTGCCGCCTGCGGCGGCGAAACCCGTTGCGCCGGCTGCGCCGCCGCTGCGCCGGCTGGCGCAACACGCGCCAGTCCACGTTGACCGCGCGCAGCTGCGCAGCGCCGGCTTCATCGCGCCCGAAGACCAGGAACGCCAGATCGCCGATCAGTTCCGCCAGATCAAGAGACCGCTGATCTTGAACGCTTCCGGACGTGGCGCGAAAAAGATTCCGAACGGCCACCTCATCATGACCGCGAGCGCGTTGCCGAATGAGGGCAAGACCTTCACCAGCATCAATCTGGCGCTGAGTCTCGCGCTCGAAAAAGACATCACGGTGCTGCTGGTGGATGCCGATGTCTCCAAGCGCCACATCAGCAGGATTTTCGGCGTGGACAAGGAAGCGGGCCTGCTCGACGCACTCAAGGACGACACCCTCGACCTCGAGTCACTGATCATCCCGACCGACATCGCGGGCCTGAGCCTGCTGCCGGCCGGCAATCGCACCAGCATCGCGACCGAACTGTTGTCGAGCGCGCACATGGACAACACCGTGGCGCGTCTCGGCGCGCACAGCCCAAACCGTATCGTGTTGCTCGATTCGCCGCCGTTGCTGCTGACCAGTGAATCGCGCGCGCTCGCGGCCATCGTTGGACAGGTGGTGATCGTGGTTAATGCTCGCACGACGCCCCAACAGGCGGTGCTCGATGCGGTCAGCCACATTCCGGCGGACAAGTCGGTCGGCTTCATTCTCAACCAGTGCAACGTGCGCACCTCGGAAGGTTATTACTACGGCGACGGTACGTACGGCGAAACGCACGGCTGA
- a CDS encoding outer membrane beta-barrel protein: protein MAAWSAVAAGLFASAAASAAELTYGVDVGVGHSDNITRVSENEQDETIATVGGQLGLDHDSRKLRANVATRFEYLDYLDDTYDGELVGSLVGNATLDIVEERFSWALTDTFGQVTQNQFAASTPDNRENVNYLSTGPDLTLSLGSRNKLLLNGRYSDVHYETSALGNQRVSAALAVRRDLSDATNVSVNVTTEQVSYDTAAETADYDNHEGFLNYSLDAARTNLSIDAGATEIETDDQKNSSWLGRISLTRRASPALTVGLELGHDFSDAGNSFVDQQATQPGSVEPLPVQQTAMPFENAYVTAFGRFSRNRTGLQLRVGYYDESYDALPLFDRKRITLNLSVDRDLTSALNAHVGANYSQQKYESLDLEFRDLIATFGVRWKLGRLVMMNIDYEYLKRSDDSGGSGYRANEVWLRFGYLIGEGAAGGAGL, encoded by the coding sequence ATGGCCGCGTGGAGCGCCGTCGCCGCCGGACTGTTCGCGAGTGCGGCAGCATCTGCAGCGGAGCTCACTTACGGAGTCGACGTGGGCGTTGGGCACAGCGACAACATCACGCGCGTATCCGAGAACGAGCAGGACGAAACCATTGCCACCGTGGGCGGGCAACTCGGCCTCGATCACGATTCGAGAAAGTTGCGAGCGAATGTCGCGACACGCTTCGAATATCTCGACTATCTGGACGACACCTACGACGGCGAGCTGGTCGGCAGTCTCGTGGGCAACGCCACGCTCGACATCGTCGAGGAGCGGTTCAGCTGGGCGCTCACCGATACCTTTGGCCAGGTGACGCAGAACCAGTTTGCGGCGTCGACACCCGACAACCGCGAAAACGTTAACTATCTATCGACCGGTCCGGATCTCACCCTGTCGCTGGGCTCGCGCAACAAACTGCTGCTGAACGGCCGCTATTCGGATGTCCACTACGAGACGAGCGCACTAGGCAACCAGCGTGTCAGCGCCGCGCTGGCCGTACGCCGCGACTTGTCCGACGCCACGAATGTTTCGGTCAACGTCACGACCGAACAGGTCAGTTACGACACTGCGGCCGAAACGGCCGACTACGACAACCACGAAGGTTTCCTGAACTATTCGCTCGATGCGGCCCGCACCAACCTCTCGATCGACGCGGGCGCCACCGAGATCGAAACGGACGATCAGAAGAACAGCAGCTGGCTCGGCAGGATCTCCCTGACGCGGCGCGCCTCGCCGGCGCTGACGGTCGGCCTGGAACTGGGCCACGATTTTTCCGATGCCGGAAATTCATTCGTGGACCAGCAGGCGACTCAGCCCGGCTCGGTGGAGCCGCTACCGGTGCAGCAGACCGCGATGCCCTTCGAAAACGCGTACGTCACCGCCTTCGGCCGGTTTTCCCGAAATCGGACCGGCCTGCAGCTGCGCGTCGGCTACTACGACGAGAGTTACGATGCGCTGCCGCTGTTCGATCGCAAGCGCATCACGCTCAACCTTTCCGTGGACCGGGATCTGACTTCTGCCCTCAACGCGCACGTCGGCGCCAACTACTCGCAGCAGAAATACGAGTCGCTCGACCTCGAGTTCCGCGACTTGATCGCGACGTTCGGCGTGCGCTGGAAGCTGGGCCGGCTGGTCATGATGAACATCGATTACGAATACCTGAAGCGCAGCGACGACTCGGGCGGCTCCGGATATCGCGCGAACGAGGTATGGCTACGCTTCGGATACCTGATCGGCGAGGGCGCCGCTGGCGGCGCCGGTCTCTAG
- a CDS encoding polysaccharide deacetylase family protein, with product MPTRQTPRKSKQHRLANLVMRSGLLGGLRRLHDRGRTPALILAYHRIATVEDPQDYPLDLGLISATRDEFDGQMRALREFANPVSLDTIADAVTHHRTLPERAVAVTFDDGFRDTFEVAFPVLERHGIPATVFVSTDLVESGEPFWFEITAHLMLRVAPRAVVFDECPEGLPAAGDPAARRAAIATLHRILKTCANTRRRVLVEEWRARFASLLDADAVELSRPVTKQQILAMSHAGVAFGSHTVSHPNLALASDDVIERELSGSKSYLEDLLARPVRALAYPFGTPDTYDARVLKSARACGYELAVSFRQGVNWLGALDAMELKRIGIGPGVSAAQFRVMLALPAWLHPKLRGDHT from the coding sequence ATGCCCACCCGACAGACACCCCGCAAGAGCAAACAGCACAGACTCGCGAATCTCGTGATGCGTTCGGGACTGCTCGGCGGTTTGCGCAGACTCCACGACCGGGGCCGCACGCCGGCATTGATCCTCGCCTATCACCGGATCGCGACCGTCGAAGATCCCCAGGACTATCCGCTCGATCTCGGGCTCATCAGCGCGACCCGCGACGAATTCGACGGCCAGATGCGCGCGCTGCGCGAGTTCGCGAATCCAGTATCGCTCGACACGATTGCTGATGCCGTGACTCACCACCGTACTCTGCCGGAACGGGCCGTCGCGGTCACGTTCGACGACGGCTTTCGTGACACCTTCGAAGTGGCATTCCCGGTGCTCGAACGGCACGGAATTCCCGCGACCGTTTTCGTTTCCACCGACCTCGTCGAGAGCGGCGAACCGTTCTGGTTCGAGATCACCGCACACCTGATGCTGCGGGTTGCGCCGCGCGCCGTCGTCTTCGACGAGTGTCCGGAAGGATTGCCGGCGGCCGGCGATCCGGCGGCGCGGCGCGCGGCGATCGCAACCCTGCACCGGATCCTCAAGACCTGCGCGAACACGCGCCGGCGGGTGCTGGTCGAAGAATGGCGCGCGCGGTTCGCAAGCCTGCTCGACGCGGACGCGGTCGAACTCAGCCGCCCGGTGACGAAGCAGCAGATCCTCGCGATGTCCCACGCCGGGGTCGCGTTCGGTTCGCATACGGTTTCGCATCCCAATCTCGCCCTCGCGTCCGACGACGTCATCGAGCGCGAACTGTCCGGCTCGAAGTCCTACCTCGAAGACCTGCTGGCGCGGCCCGTGCGCGCCCTTGCTTATCCCTTCGGCACTCCCGACACGTACGACGCGCGCGTGCTGAAATCCGCGCGCGCCTGCGGTTATGAACTGGCGGTCTCGTTCCGGCAGGGCGTCAACTGGTTAGGCGCGCTCGACGCGATGGAGCTCAAGCGCATCGGCATCGGCCCCGGGGTCAGTGCGGCGCAATTCCGCGTGATGCTCGCGTTGCCCGCCTGGTTGCATCCCAAACTGCGCGGCGACCACACTTGA
- a CDS encoding TIGR03087 family PEP-CTERM/XrtA system glycosyltransferase has protein sequence MRILLLTHRLPYPPNKGDKIRTFNVLEHLAKRHEIFLACPVDDPADLAYVPELEKRCARVLTARIDGRSKAWSALNAVLTGSAITVRHFHSAELQRRVDEFLDTQDIDAVFCFSSPMAEYFFRSRHRGGKLARALRLMDLIDVDSYKWRQYGERTSAPKSWIYSYEAGRLAHYERRIADRFDHLFLVSAQEREYMPRGARLDHLRALSNGVDLEYFSPRGVPAADRPALVFTGVMDYWPNVQGVQWFADAVLPLIQQSVPGVRFVIVGSKPTEDVLRLKQRPGIEVTGFVEDVRSYVADAALCVVPLKIARGLQNKVLEAMAMGKAVICTSQSLEGIRARLGVEVLVADEAAAFAAEVVGLLGRPERAAQIGRDARRCMERGYSWDANLAQLDLLLKPGAVAEPTARVGVTS, from the coding sequence ATGCGCATCCTGCTGCTCACACATCGCCTGCCGTACCCGCCTAACAAGGGTGACAAGATCCGCACGTTCAACGTGCTCGAGCACCTGGCGAAGCGGCACGAGATTTTCCTCGCCTGCCCGGTGGACGATCCGGCGGACCTCGCCTACGTGCCCGAGCTCGAGAAGCGCTGCGCGCGCGTGTTGACCGCGCGTATCGACGGCCGCAGCAAGGCCTGGTCGGCGTTGAACGCGGTGCTCACCGGCAGCGCGATCACGGTGCGCCACTTCCACAGCGCGGAACTGCAACGCCGCGTCGACGAGTTCCTCGACACGCAGGACATCGACGCGGTCTTCTGTTTTTCCTCGCCGATGGCCGAATATTTTTTTCGCTCGCGGCATCGCGGCGGCAAGCTCGCACGCGCGTTGCGCCTGATGGATCTGATCGACGTCGATTCGTACAAGTGGCGCCAGTATGGAGAGCGCACGAGCGCGCCGAAGAGCTGGATCTATTCGTACGAAGCGGGACGGCTCGCGCACTACGAACGCCGCATTGCGGACCGTTTCGATCACCTGTTCCTGGTGAGCGCGCAGGAGCGCGAATACATGCCGCGCGGCGCGCGCCTCGATCACCTGCGGGCGTTGTCCAACGGCGTGGACCTCGAGTACTTTTCGCCGCGCGGCGTGCCGGCCGCCGACCGTCCTGCGCTGGTCTTCACCGGCGTCATGGACTACTGGCCGAACGTGCAGGGCGTGCAGTGGTTCGCCGATGCGGTGCTGCCGCTGATCCAGCAATCGGTCCCCGGCGTCCGCTTCGTCATCGTCGGTTCGAAACCGACCGAGGACGTGTTGCGTTTGAAACAGCGGCCCGGCATCGAAGTCACCGGATTCGTCGAGGACGTGCGCAGCTACGTCGCGGACGCGGCCTTGTGCGTCGTGCCGCTGAAGATCGCGCGCGGCCTGCAGAACAAGGTGCTGGAGGCGATGGCAATGGGCAAGGCGGTAATCTGCACGTCGCAGTCGCTCGAAGGCATCCGGGCGCGACTGGGCGTCGAAGTCCTGGTCGCCGACGAAGCGGCCGCGTTCGCGGCCGAGGTCGTCGGCCTGCTGGGACGGCCGGAGCGCGCCGCGCAGATCGGCCGTGACGCGCGCCGTTGCATGGAGCGCGGGTATTCGTGGGATGCGAACCTCGCGCAATTGGACCTGTTGTTGAAGCCGGGTGCGGTGGCAGAACCCACGGCCCGGGTCGGAGTGACTTCGTGA
- a CDS encoding glycosyltransferase: MARDELGSPRSDRRLVVFADDWGRHPSSCQHLVRELLGSCDVAWINTIGTRGLSFDVELMRRGAQKLMQWGSRPAKESQQPAGVAAPVVHNPRMYPGFRSPWQRRLNARLLSNYLKTKVAGLEHAVVLSALPITADLPASVEAKRWVYYCVDDFSAWPGLDSAPLQAMEQDFVTRADRIVTAGDNLSARIAKMGRESQVVTHGIDLRTWTGTGGTAKLLADLPRPIVLYWGLVDRRMDVDALAALDRRMTAGSIAIVGPQQDPDPRLTKLPRVRLLGSAEYADLPALAREAAVLAMPYADLPVTRAMQPLKLKEYLATDRPVVVTRLPAVAGWEDCMDVADGAEQFASQVLARLGTPLPRAQADARARIANEGWDAKAARFAEILFGDK; the protein is encoded by the coding sequence TTGGCCCGGGATGAGTTGGGATCGCCGCGCAGCGACCGGCGACTGGTGGTGTTTGCCGATGATTGGGGCCGCCATCCGTCCAGCTGTCAGCACCTGGTGCGCGAGCTGCTCGGGTCCTGCGACGTGGCCTGGATCAATACGATCGGCACCCGCGGTCTGTCCTTCGATGTCGAACTCATGCGCAGGGGCGCTCAGAAACTGATGCAGTGGGGGTCGCGTCCAGCGAAGGAATCGCAGCAACCTGCAGGTGTTGCCGCGCCCGTGGTGCACAACCCGCGCATGTATCCGGGCTTCCGCTCGCCATGGCAGCGCCGGTTGAACGCGCGCCTGCTGTCGAACTACCTGAAAACCAAGGTGGCCGGTCTGGAACACGCGGTTGTCCTGAGTGCCTTGCCGATCACCGCGGATCTGCCGGCAAGCGTCGAAGCGAAACGCTGGGTCTATTATTGCGTGGACGATTTTTCCGCCTGGCCGGGGCTCGACTCCGCGCCGCTGCAGGCGATGGAGCAGGATTTCGTGACGCGCGCGGATCGCATCGTCACGGCGGGCGACAATCTCTCCGCGCGTATCGCAAAGATGGGCCGGGAATCCCAGGTGGTGACACACGGCATCGACCTGCGCACCTGGACGGGCACGGGCGGCACGGCGAAGTTGCTCGCGGATCTGCCGCGGCCGATCGTGCTGTATTGGGGACTCGTCGACCGGCGCATGGATGTCGACGCGCTCGCGGCGCTCGACCGGCGCATGACCGCGGGCAGCATCGCGATCGTCGGGCCGCAACAGGATCCCGATCCGCGGCTGACGAAGCTGCCGCGCGTGCGTTTGCTGGGCTCGGCCGAATACGCGGATCTGCCGGCGCTGGCGCGCGAAGCGGCGGTGCTCGCGATGCCGTACGCGGACCTGCCGGTGACGCGCGCGATGCAGCCGCTCAAGCTCAAGGAATACCTCGCGACCGACCGGCCGGTGGTCGTGACCCGCCTGCCCGCGGTGGCGGGCTGGGAAGATTGCATGGATGTCGCCGACGGCGCGGAGCAGTTCGCGTCGCAGGTGCTGGCGCGCCTCGGCACGCCGCTGCCGCGCGCACAAGCCGATGCGCGCGCGCGCATCGCGAACGAAGGGTGGGATGCGAAGGCCGCGCGGTTCGCCGAAATTCTTTTTGGAGACAAGTGA
- a CDS encoding GNAT family N-acetyltransferase, with product MHALTVRAVSREEFLANRAAWQSLLARSGADPLFMSWDWISIWWRHHEPLLAAQLRVLAVHAAGGELLGIAPFYLHAARQQGIRVRRLELLGSTWRDDNAVFGEYLDVIAATDARAAVCAALHRWLDENREWDELVLCNLRAHSVAEQLAGSLAVTAYVRRAESMTGWSIRLPETFAAFLAQLSSNTRRKVVNQREKLPGAACATPQAEGRAATLERLAAFTAKRFGTPGNAAALRARFHADLVAGWADAGGVRLTELRSGEQCVSVMLNLRAGDAEYYLQSGFDDAYARGLSPGLLHLGFAIEAACRDGVRQFDFLAGRGLNRDYKQDFAAVGAALHTLHLVRKPLLRALFRTADLLRGRTSHKARIAA from the coding sequence ATGCACGCGTTGACGGTGCGCGCCGTGAGCCGCGAGGAGTTCCTCGCGAACCGCGCCGCCTGGCAGTCGTTGCTGGCGCGTTCTGGCGCGGATCCGCTGTTCATGTCCTGGGACTGGATCAGCATCTGGTGGCGGCACCATGAGCCGCTGCTCGCGGCGCAGTTGCGCGTCCTCGCGGTGCACGCGGCCGGCGGCGAACTGCTCGGCATCGCGCCTTTCTATCTACACGCCGCCCGGCAGCAGGGAATCCGGGTGCGGCGGCTCGAGCTGCTCGGCAGCACCTGGCGCGACGACAACGCCGTGTTCGGCGAATACCTCGACGTCATTGCGGCCACCGACGCGCGCGCCGCGGTGTGCGCCGCGCTGCATCGCTGGCTGGACGAGAACCGTGAATGGGACGAACTGGTGTTGTGCAACCTGCGCGCACACAGCGTGGCCGAACAACTCGCGGGTAGTTTGGCGGTCACGGCATACGTGCGCCGCGCGGAATCGATGACGGGCTGGAGTATCCGCCTGCCGGAAACCTTCGCGGCATTTCTCGCGCAGTTGTCGTCCAATACGCGCCGCAAGGTGGTCAACCAGCGCGAGAAGCTGCCGGGAGCCGCCTGCGCGACGCCCCAGGCCGAAGGCCGCGCCGCGACGCTCGAACGGCTCGCTGCTTTCACGGCGAAGCGCTTCGGTACACCCGGAAACGCCGCGGCGTTGCGGGCACGATTCCACGCCGATCTCGTCGCGGGCTGGGCGGACGCGGGCGGCGTCCGGCTGACCGAGCTGCGCAGCGGTGAACAGTGCGTTTCCGTGATGCTCAACCTGCGGGCGGGTGACGCCGAGTATTACCTGCAATCCGGTTTCGACGACGCCTACGCGCGCGGACTTTCGCCGGGTCTGTTGCATCTCGGTTTTGCCATCGAGGCGGCCTGCCGCGACGGCGTGCGGCAGTTCGACTTCCTCGCGGGCCGCGGCCTGAACCGCGACTACAAGCAGGATTTCGCGGCCGTTGGCGCAGCGTTGCACACCCTGCACCTTGTGAGGAAGCCGCTGCTGCGCGCCCTGTTTCGCACGGCCGATCTGCTGCGTGGACGCACTTCACACAAGGCGCGAATCGCGGCGTGA
- a CDS encoding acyltransferase: MAANADETSVPQNESNPKPAGGLLRRAVKAAVFALAALVVSPLILITWLESVLTRGEAVFLTCAQLLAPMPGPPGVKLRGAFYWATLADCSWETSIGFGSVFTHRGAVLAANVSMGSYCVIGHANLGSGVMMGSRVSIPSGKRQHFGESGGIVAEARYDTVTIGAGCWIGEAAVILADVGEGSIVSAGAVIVKAMAGRSVIGGNPAQVLRSLA, encoded by the coding sequence ATGGCCGCGAACGCCGACGAAACCAGCGTCCCCCAGAACGAGAGCAACCCCAAGCCCGCCGGCGGCCTCCTGCGCCGTGCCGTGAAGGCCGCGGTGTTCGCGCTGGCCGCGCTGGTCGTCTCGCCGCTCATCCTCATCACCTGGCTCGAATCGGTGCTCACGCGCGGTGAGGCCGTGTTCCTGACCTGCGCCCAACTACTCGCACCGATGCCCGGGCCACCCGGCGTGAAGCTGCGCGGCGCGTTCTACTGGGCGACGCTCGCGGACTGCAGCTGGGAAACGTCCATCGGCTTCGGCTCGGTGTTCACGCATCGCGGCGCCGTTCTGGCGGCCAATGTGTCGATGGGTTCCTACTGCGTGATCGGCCATGCAAACCTCGGCAGCGGCGTGATGATGGGCAGTCGCGTGAGCATCCCGAGCGGCAAGCGCCAGCATTTCGGCGAATCGGGCGGCATCGTGGCCGAGGCGCGTTATGACACCGTCACGATCGGCGCCGGTTGCTGGATCGGCGAGGCCGCCGTGATCCTGGCCGACGTGGGTGAAGGCTCCATCGTGTCGGCCGGGGCCGTGATCGTGAAGGCGATGGCGGGGCGCAGCGTGATCGGCGGCAACCCCGCACAGGTCCTTCGATCGCTTGCCTGA